CAAAGACGGGGTGTATCTGTACTACACCGACACGCCCGTATAAGTCCTGCAATAAACATTGTCCGTTCTCCAAATCACGCAAAAAGCCCAAATGAAAATAGAATACAAGCTACTGCAATAATAGCTTTATTTTGAGAGAGCATTGCTACAAGTGTAAAAAGAGAAGCAAATGTAACTGATAAAACCAAGACAGTTACTCCTATCATTACAATCATTTTCATATCAGCAACAAAAAATCCAAGTAAAGGAATTCCAACGCTGAGATACGGAACAAAAAACACAATACACATTGTAATTGCAATAATAGAACAAGTTACCATATTTGATAAATAAATAGTTTCTCTTTTCTGTCCTACGATAATTTTGTTTCTGATTGTCCCGTCATTATGTTCTGTACCGATAAAAAGACTACAAAATACAGCAAGAATAATTCCTATGA
The sequence above is drawn from the Coprococcus comes ATCC 27758 genome and encodes:
- a CDS encoding ABC transporter permease subunit; this translates as MNKLLSANFFRLRKNKCFWGSLAFMFVIGIASPLLRYRDMKQSGYINNLDNGFFMCALFIGIILAVFCSLFIGTEHNDGTIRNKIIVGQKRETIYLSNMVTCSIIAITMCIVFFVPYLSVGIPLLGFFVADMKMIVMIGVTVLVLSVTFASLFTLVAMLSQNKAIIAVACILFSFGLFA